The window AACAAGTGCCATATCGTAGTTTGATTGAATCAAACCACGATATCGTTGCGACTTTGAGCCCAGAAGAAATTGCAGACTGTTTCGATCCAAGTTATCATGTGAAGCACGTTGATGAGATTTTTGCCCGGGTTGGTTTGCTGTAGGAGAGTGGTGGCATGAAAATTTTTGTCATAAACGGACCTAATATTAATATGACGGGTATTCGTAATCATGCGGTATATGGCTACCAGACTTTTGATGATTTGCAACTGGAAATTTATGATTTTGCTAAGCGTAACAATCTGGATATCACAATCAAACAGAGCAATCATGAGGGTTTACTGATTGATTGGCTGCAACAAGCATTTTTTGAGGAATACGATGGCATAATATTAAATGCCGGCGCCTTTACGCATTATAGTTATGCATTGCGTGACGCGGTGGAGTCAATAAGACCAATTCCAGTCATTGAAGTACATATGAGTGATATTTATGCACGTGAAGATTTTCGTAAAAATTCGGTGCTGAGTGATGTTTGTGATGCTTCAGTCGTCGGTAAGGGATTTGGCAGTTATATTGAGGCTTTAGAGCTTTTATTAGATAAATAATTTTGGAGAAAAAGAGGAAACCAAGGCGGTTCGTGGGACCGCCTTGGTTTTTATTTATGATAAAAAAGTGGTTGCAATGAATTTTTAGTTGTGATAAAATTAACCCAATATTTTTTTTGAGGAGAGGATTATATGATAGAAAATTTATTAATTAACCAAAAATGTAAGCGCTTCCTAAAAATGGCTTCAAGTGTTGTTTTAGCAATTGCTTTGGTGTTCTCATTTGGTTCTTCAGTATTTGCGGTTGAGCCAAGCAGTGATGTTAGCGGTGAGAAGATTGATCCTGCAGTTTTGCAGTATGAGGGCAAAAACGTATCGATTATTGTTGAGTTGAGTGAAACGCCAACCGCGTTTAGTGAACAGCCGGCAGCAGAGGCAACCGTTGATGCAGAACATCGGGAATTTGTTGAAGAAGTTGAAGCTGTTGTTGCGGATAGTGTTAGTGATAATGGCAATTATCGGTCTAACAGTGTTCCCGAGAAGCTAGAGGTTGTTACTCTAAGCGAAACTAAGGCAGTCTTCAACAGTGTGGCAATGATTGTGCCTAAAAGTGAAGTGCCAGCAATTGCTGAGAACAGTTCAGTGAAGTATGTGTGGCTGAATAACAGCTATCATATTGAGCCTAACGATGTTGAGAGTTTTGCCAATGAAACCTTATATCCAAATCTTTCGACATTGAATGTAGCTGGTTTACATCAAGAAGGTTTGACCGGTTCGGGAATTAAGGTAGCGGTTTTAGATACCGGAATTGACTATAACCATCCGGATTTAGCGTCTGTTTACAAAGGTGGCTGGGATTTCATTGATGATGATAATGATCCTATGGAAACAACATACGTGGATTGGCAAGCAAGTGGCAGACCGGAGTATAGTGCCAGTGGCAATAGCTACTACACAAGCCATGGAACACATGTAGCTGGGACGATTGCGGCGACAGAATCAGCAAGTGTGGATTATGCAGCATTAGGTGTTGCGCCAGATGTAGATTTATATGCTTATCGTGTGCTTGGACCTTATGGCAGCGGCGAGGATGCGGGTATTGTAGCGGCAATTGAGGAGTCTTACACTCAAGGCATGGATGTTATCAATTTATCACTTGGTGATGAAAATCCGGTTGAAAAATCAGCTTCAAGTGTCGCAATTAACAACATAGCACGTTTAGGTGTTGTTCCGGTTGTATCTGCTGGCAATAGTGGTCCGAATTATAATACTATTGGTTCACCGGCAGTTGCACCATTAGCAATTACTGTTGGCGCTAGTTCAAGTGAATTTGAGTTACCGGAATATGAATTGTTTGATAATAATAATCAAGATTATTCAATTCGTTTGTTCGGACAACCATTTGCCGGTGTTGATACACTTTTGGGAACATCACAGCAAATCGTATATGCTGGATTAGGAAAAAGTGAAGATTTTACCGGAATAGATGTTAATGGTAAGGTAGCTCTGATTAAGCGAGGTGAAATTGCCTTTGTTGATAAGGCAGCGAATGCTAAGGCAAATGGCGCGATTGCGGTAATATTTTATAATAACGGCAGTGGCAAGATCGACAACTATCTTGGTGAAGCCAGTGATTTTTTGCCAATGTTTGATATGAGCGGTGAAGAAGGTACCGCATTAACATCAGTAATTGCTGACAATCAGCAAATAACTTTTGGTAATCAGGTGAATACACATGTAATGCCTGGTGACACTCTAGCAAGCTTTTCATCACGTGGCGGCTCAAATCCATCATATTTTGTAAAACCAGAAATTACTGCTCCTGGAGTGAGTGTTCTATCGACGGTTCCAGATTATGATGGCTCTAGTTATGACACAGCGTACGGTCGCAAAAGTGGAACTTCAATGGCGGCACCTCATGTAGCTGGTGTAGTTGCATTGATGCTACAATACGCAAACACTCAAGGCGTGAATTTGAGTGTTGATGATATACGCGTGCAACTTATGAATAGTGCGGTACCGCTTGATCAAGAGTATGGAGTTTATGCTACCGGAGCAGGAAGGATTGATCCGTATAAGGCAATTCATGCCGAAACGCAGATCTATTCATCGGCAACATATAGTTACTATACAGGCAGCGATTTAAGTTCAGCAACTGATACTTATCGCTCGGCAGCGTTGCAGTATGGCTATACATTAAGTAATGAGACTAAAACTGCAAGTCTGGTTTTTGATAATGATACTAGTACAAGTAAGACCTATAGTTTAAGTCTTCAGTCAACAACTGATGCTGCACTAGATAGTAGTTGGCAATTATCATACGATACAACTATTACCGTACCGGCAAATGGCAGTGAAAGTATGGATGTAACCATTGAATTGAATAATGATGCACCATTCGGCATTTATGAAGGAATTCTTGAGGTTACTGACAGTGAAACTAATCAAGTAACCAGAATTCCGGTTGCCTATGTGAAAAAGGACGATGGTGTGAAACTGGAACGGCTGCAACCAGTCGCATCAGTATTACGTAAGAACAATCCGTTTGTTCAGCGTGTTCCAGTAGCCAGTGTAACTTTCTTCGCTGAAGTTGATGAAATTACTCTGCATGTCTATCAAAACAATGTAAGTGCCAATGCCGGAGAAACATACTTAGGATCAATGCCATTAATTACCCAAGAAGATGAATTACTTGCAGCTGATAAGGCATATGCCTTTACTTGGGATGGTAGCTATTATGATAGTAGCAATCAGTTACAGGTAGCACCTGAGGGAAGTATACGCCTTGAAGCGCGTGCTCATGCAACTGATAATCGTCAGTTCAGTGAATCAATAGCAATGTTTATTGATAATTCAGCACCGGAACTAACTTTGAATAACATTTCACTATCAAGTGCGCATACAATTGAAATTGGTGAGCAGACACCGGTGACAACGGTGGATGGTAAAACGTACTATCAGTTAAGCGGAAAAGTTAGTGACAGCAGTTACGACCAACTGAATGCACTAGGTGAAACCAATGAAAGCGGTGATGCGTTTTCACAAGGAGATAATACCGTAGTGCTTTTAGATGAAGGTTTATCAACCATTGTCGATGTGCCAACGGTTGATAATCAAGGAAACTTTAGTTTGCTCATCGATAAAGCCGAATTTGATGCTAGCAATGGTATGAATTATCGCTTAACTGCTTTTGACTATTTTGGTTCTATGAATAGTCTAAATAGTGCGGCATCATTGCAATTAGTAAAAGGACAGAGCGGTGGCTCATCAAGTGGAACTAATAACAACAGCGGAAGTGAGGACATCACGGTATTGCCGCAAACCGGTCAAAGTTATTTTGAAGCGGGAGTGCTGGGAATGATTTTAGTCATTGGCGGCGCAGTATATATTTTACGCAAAAAAGATAATTAAGAGGATAAAGGCGGGAGTTTAGCTCCCGCCTTTATTAACTTTCTCACCAAAAGCAAAAAAGATGTGCTATAATAGATACAATAAATTTTGCAATATTAAGGAGTGTACAGTTATGAGAATTAAAACAATTCAAGAGATTTTAGCAGAAAAAAATTTGGACGCTTTACTTGTGGCAAGTGATAGCAATCGTCAGTATTTAAGTGGTTTTAGCGGTTCGTCTGGGGCTTTAGTGGTTACCCGTACAGATAGTTATTTAATTACTGATTCACGCTATACAACGCAAGCAACAAGTCAAACGGCACCATTCGGTGTAGAAGTTGTTCAACATAATGGACCGATGGCCTTGGATATTGAGTTAGTATTACAAAAACATGGTGTTAAGACTTTAGGTTTTGAAGCAGAACATGTTGATTATGCGACTTATCTTAATTGGGATAAACAATTTAGTGCTGAGTTGATTGCGACTACAGAATTAGTTGAACGCGTGCGCATGATTAAAGATGCTGAAGAATTAAAATTGATGGATAAAGCAGTTGAAATTATTGAAGATACTTATTTACATGTATTGGATTTTGCAAAAGCCGGAATGCGTGAGCTTGATGTGGCTTTAGAAGCTGAATTCTATATGCGTAAACTTGGTGCTTCTGGAACTTCGTTTGATACGATTGTTGCCAGCGGATGGCGCGGAAGTTTGCCGCATGGTGCTGCCAGCGACAAAGTAATTGAAGATGGTGATTTGGTTACCCTTGATTTTGGGGCGGTATACCAAAGTTATTGTTCAGATATGACGCGTACTTTTGCGGTTGGAACACCACGCAGTGAAAAATTAGTTGATATTTATAATATTGTTTTAAAATCACAGCTTGCCGGTTGCGATGCAGTTGCTCAAGGGTTGAGTGGTGCGGCCGTGGATAAAGTTGTTCGTGATATTATTACTGATGCCGGATATGGTGAATACTTTGGTCATGGAACCGGACATGCTGTTGGCATGGATGTTCATGAGAATCCACGGGTAAGCCCAGCCGGAGAGACTATTTTGGAACCAGGAATGGTAGTTACCATTGAACCGGGGATTTATATTCCGGAATTAGGCGGTATTCGTATCGAGGATATGATTTTAGTAACTGCTGATGGAAACCGCAATATGATGAAAAAAGCACCTAAAGAACTTCGCATTATCTAATTGAAGGGAAGTCTTAAAATGGCTTATAAAGATAGAATTAACCTTGATGGCACTCATAATGCCCGTGATATTGGCGGTTATCCCACTGCGGATAACAAGACCACCAAGTTAAAGCGCTTTGTTCGTACTGACGGACTGCATGATTTAACTGATGATGATGTGAAGAAATTGTTGGAATACGGTGTGAGTGTGGATATTGATTTACGCGGCACTGATGAGGTGGCACGAACTTCAGATCGGCTTCAGTCCGTGCCGGCAATCAAATACGTCAACATTAACTTGCTAGGGCATATTATGGATGTCATCGCCAGCGGCAATGGTGACGTGCCCAAATCACTTGGTGATATGTATATTGCGACTTTAAAATCAGGACAAGAATATTTTAAACAGATTTTTAAACTGATGCTTGAAGATAAAAATGCAACAGTATTATTTCATTGCTCAGCCGGAAAAGACCGTACCGGTATGGTTGCGGCAATGTTATTGATGTTAGCCGGTGTTGAGGAACAAACGATTATTGAAGATTATGCTATCAGCGCCCGTTATTTATCTCCGATTATGGATCAATTTTCGGTTGAAAATGACGCCAGTTTGAGCCACTTTTTGAATTCAGATGCAGAAAATATCAAGATGTTTATTGATGCTATTAATAAAGATTATGGCGGAATTGAAGCATACCTGAAACTTTGTGGGCTTCGTGATGAAGAAATCACGAACTTACGCGCCAGTTTTGTTGAGTAAATCCATATAGTAAAATAGATGATGTTATGGTATAATGGCTGAGTAGTAAATATCAAAATAACTAGGAGGAACCAAGATGATTTCAGTTAATGATTTCAAAACCGGAGTAACAATTGAACTTGATGGAAATATTTTTAAAGTTCTTGAATTCCAACACGTAAAACCAGGTAAAGGAGCTGCCTTCGTTCGTTCGAAATTACGTAACTTACGTAGTGGTGCAGTTATTGATCATACATTTAATGCCGGAATCAAAGTTGCCAAAGCGCATATTGATTACATTACCATGCAATATTCTTATGCAAGCGGCAGTGATTATGTTTTCATGAATATGGATTCATATGAAATGGTTGAAATTCCAGCTAAAGCACTTGAATGGGAGAAAAACTTCTTGCTTGAAGGCATGGAAGTATCGGTAGAATCATATAATGGTGAAATTATCGGGGTTACTTTACCAGATAAAGTAACAATGGAAATTGTTGAATGCGATCCTGCAGTTGCCGGAAATACAGCAACGAATGCAAATAAGAATGCAGTAGTTTCAACTGGATTGCAAGTAAAAGTGCCACTGTTTATTGAAAACGGTGAGCATATTATTGTCAGCACTCAAGACGGACGCTACGTATCACGCAGCTAGAAAAGAGGAGCAATTATGAAAAAAAGCGATTATTTTTATTTTGAAAATGATGAGGGTATCGGTGCAGTTAATCGTGATGCCTTGATTTATGTTGCTTACCAAACTTCTTTGGAAATGCTTGATATGTATCAATTACTTCCTGAAGAGCAAGTGAAAAAACTGGCTCGTAAGAAAGTGATTTTATCGGAAGAAGACGGTAAAGTAAACTTACATATGTATATTCCGATGAAACGCAATGTCAATGCTCGCGAAGTGTGTGAGTTTATCCAGCATGAAGTACGCCGCGTTTTCTTACATATGTGGAATATTAAAATTCATCGTATTGATTTAACCATTGATATGATTGAGATTTAAATGAAGGTTAAAAAAAGCAGAGCCCGAAGCTCTGCTTTTTTATTTTATTTCTTTAACCATATGATAGTACTCATTGCCATACAATTGACGTTTATCAGCATCACTGAATCCTTTGTTCAGGTATATTTGATGAGCTTTATTTTTGTTAATATCAACAATCAG of the Culicoidibacter larvae genome contains:
- the efp gene encoding elongation factor P gives rise to the protein MISVNDFKTGVTIELDGNIFKVLEFQHVKPGKGAAFVRSKLRNLRSGAVIDHTFNAGIKVAKAHIDYITMQYSYASGSDYVFMNMDSYEMVEIPAKALEWEKNFLLEGMEVSVESYNGEIIGVTLPDKVTMEIVECDPAVAGNTATNANKNAVVSTGLQVKVPLFIENGEHIIVSTQDGRYVSRS
- a CDS encoding M24 family metallopeptidase is translated as MRIKTIQEILAEKNLDALLVASDSNRQYLSGFSGSSGALVVTRTDSYLITDSRYTTQATSQTAPFGVEVVQHNGPMALDIELVLQKHGVKTLGFEAEHVDYATYLNWDKQFSAELIATTELVERVRMIKDAEELKLMDKAVEIIEDTYLHVLDFAKAGMRELDVALEAEFYMRKLGASGTSFDTIVASGWRGSLPHGAASDKVIEDGDLVTLDFGAVYQSYCSDMTRTFAVGTPRSEKLVDIYNIVLKSQLAGCDAVAQGLSGAAVDKVVRDIITDAGYGEYFGHGTGHAVGMDVHENPRVSPAGETILEPGMVVTIEPGIYIPELGGIRIEDMILVTADGNRNMMKKAPKELRII
- a CDS encoding type II 3-dehydroquinate dehydratase, with protein sequence MKIFVINGPNINMTGIRNHAVYGYQTFDDLQLEIYDFAKRNNLDITIKQSNHEGLLIDWLQQAFFEEYDGIILNAGAFTHYSYALRDAVESIRPIPVIEVHMSDIYAREDFRKNSVLSDVCDASVVGKGFGSYIEALELLLDK
- a CDS encoding tyrosine-protein phosphatase, coding for MAYKDRINLDGTHNARDIGGYPTADNKTTKLKRFVRTDGLHDLTDDDVKKLLEYGVSVDIDLRGTDEVARTSDRLQSVPAIKYVNINLLGHIMDVIASGNGDVPKSLGDMYIATLKSGQEYFKQIFKLMLEDKNATVLFHCSAGKDRTGMVAAMLLMLAGVEEQTIIEDYAISARYLSPIMDQFSVENDASLSHFLNSDAENIKMFIDAINKDYGGIEAYLKLCGLRDEEITNLRASFVE
- a CDS encoding S8 family serine peptidase gives rise to the protein MIENLLINQKCKRFLKMASSVVLAIALVFSFGSSVFAVEPSSDVSGEKIDPAVLQYEGKNVSIIVELSETPTAFSEQPAAEATVDAEHREFVEEVEAVVADSVSDNGNYRSNSVPEKLEVVTLSETKAVFNSVAMIVPKSEVPAIAENSSVKYVWLNNSYHIEPNDVESFANETLYPNLSTLNVAGLHQEGLTGSGIKVAVLDTGIDYNHPDLASVYKGGWDFIDDDNDPMETTYVDWQASGRPEYSASGNSYYTSHGTHVAGTIAATESASVDYAALGVAPDVDLYAYRVLGPYGSGEDAGIVAAIEESYTQGMDVINLSLGDENPVEKSASSVAINNIARLGVVPVVSAGNSGPNYNTIGSPAVAPLAITVGASSSEFELPEYELFDNNNQDYSIRLFGQPFAGVDTLLGTSQQIVYAGLGKSEDFTGIDVNGKVALIKRGEIAFVDKAANAKANGAIAVIFYNNGSGKIDNYLGEASDFLPMFDMSGEEGTALTSVIADNQQITFGNQVNTHVMPGDTLASFSSRGGSNPSYFVKPEITAPGVSVLSTVPDYDGSSYDTAYGRKSGTSMAAPHVAGVVALMLQYANTQGVNLSVDDIRVQLMNSAVPLDQEYGVYATGAGRIDPYKAIHAETQIYSSATYSYYTGSDLSSATDTYRSAALQYGYTLSNETKTASLVFDNDTSTSKTYSLSLQSTTDAALDSSWQLSYDTTITVPANGSESMDVTIELNNDAPFGIYEGILEVTDSETNQVTRIPVAYVKKDDGVKLERLQPVASVLRKNNPFVQRVPVASVTFFAEVDEITLHVYQNNVSANAGETYLGSMPLITQEDELLAADKAYAFTWDGSYYDSSNQLQVAPEGSIRLEARAHATDNRQFSESIAMFIDNSAPELTLNNISLSSAHTIEIGEQTPVTTVDGKTYYQLSGKVSDSSYDQLNALGETNESGDAFSQGDNTVVLLDEGLSTIVDVPTVDNQGNFSLLIDKAEFDASNGMNYRLTAFDYFGSMNSLNSAASLQLVKGQSGGSSSGTNNNSGSEDITVLPQTGQSYFEAGVLGMILVIGGAVYILRKKDN